One region of Oceanipulchritudo coccoides genomic DNA includes:
- the xylA gene encoding xylose isomerase encodes MSDYFTVPKISFEGPDSKNPLAFKHYNPDELVEGKSMRDHLRFAAPYWHVMRNVLGDPFGAGTALMPWDDGSDSVENALRRVDVFFEFLDKIGIDYYCWHDRDIAPELNDLAKSNAALEAVVAKLKEKQAEHNKKLLWGTACLFAHPRFAQGAATSPDLNVYAYAAAQVRKAIECTNELDGLGYTFWGGREGYSSLLNTDMKRELDHLGAFLHMAVDYKKKIGFEGPFYIEPKPREPSTHQYDSDAATCLNFLREYGLMEHFRLNIETNHAELAGHTVEHDLTVSANAGMLGSIDANRGDQLIGWDTDQFPTNIYQTTQVMLVVLGMGGFTTGGLNFDAKRRRESHHPDDLFHAHIGGMDAFARGLKIAAAIRADGRMAEFVQQRYSSFDSEAGQKVESGKMTLEELEKIALANGEPQLASGRQEMLENLINTFL; translated from the coding sequence ATGAGCGACTATTTCACTGTACCAAAAATCTCCTTTGAAGGCCCGGACTCAAAGAACCCGCTTGCTTTCAAGCACTACAACCCGGACGAGCTTGTCGAGGGCAAGTCAATGCGCGATCATTTGCGCTTTGCCGCGCCTTACTGGCACGTGATGCGAAATGTCCTGGGCGACCCGTTTGGCGCGGGTACGGCCCTCATGCCCTGGGATGACGGAAGCGACTCCGTTGAGAATGCCTTGAGACGCGTCGATGTGTTCTTCGAGTTTCTCGATAAGATCGGGATTGATTACTACTGCTGGCATGATCGTGACATTGCCCCGGAGTTGAACGACCTCGCCAAGAGCAACGCCGCACTTGAGGCAGTTGTCGCCAAGCTGAAGGAGAAGCAGGCTGAGCATAATAAGAAATTGCTCTGGGGAACCGCCTGCCTGTTTGCCCATCCGCGTTTTGCGCAAGGAGCCGCCACATCACCCGATTTAAATGTCTACGCCTACGCGGCCGCACAGGTCCGCAAGGCGATTGAGTGCACGAACGAGCTGGACGGGCTTGGCTACACTTTTTGGGGTGGCCGCGAAGGCTATTCCAGCCTGCTCAACACGGACATGAAGCGCGAACTGGACCATCTCGGTGCCTTCCTGCACATGGCCGTGGATTACAAGAAGAAGATCGGCTTTGAGGGACCGTTTTATATCGAGCCCAAGCCGCGCGAACCCTCGACGCACCAGTATGATTCGGATGCCGCGACTTGCCTGAATTTCCTGCGTGAATACGGCCTGATGGAGCACTTCCGTCTCAATATTGAGACCAACCACGCTGAGCTGGCCGGGCATACTGTCGAGCACGACCTGACCGTTTCCGCCAATGCGGGCATGCTGGGCAGCATTGACGCCAACCGTGGGGACCAGCTGATCGGTTGGGATACCGACCAGTTCCCGACCAACATCTACCAGACCACACAAGTCATGCTGGTGGTCCTTGGTATGGGCGGATTCACGACAGGCGGGCTGAATTTCGACGCAAAACGCCGTCGTGAGTCACACCATCCTGATGATTTATTCCACGCGCACATTGGGGGCATGGATGCCTTTGCCCGCGGCTTGAAAATTGCCGCGGCGATCCGTGCGGACGGGCGCATGGCGGAGTTTGTCCAGCAACGCTACAGCAGCTTTGATTCTGAAGCAGGCCAGAAGGTGGAGAGCGGCAAGATGACGCTTGAGGAACTGGAGAAGATCGCGCTTGCCAATGGCGAACCGCAGCTGGCTTCCGGTCGTCAGGAAATGTTGGAGAATCTGATCAACACGTTTCTGTAA
- a CDS encoding AraC family transcriptional regulator, translating into MANLANRMSLSGDSLANGLIELFEDLQDTLFWVKDTELRLIAINPAFAERVNLPKDRILGRTDADFYFPELARTFMADDRQVIDTGLPIHRKFELLANRFGGVEWRSTTKVPLIDTKGNVVGTTGISRPLRTGGADPLPAPYASFARIVDFAREHLSEGIDVPGIAQHAGMSVATLARRFRLHMRLSPGEFLAQLRISRACKLLADSPLNITEIAIGCGYESRSAFSRAFRRQMKTSPTDYRKSSLNEA; encoded by the coding sequence ATGGCAAATCTGGCAAACAGGATGTCCCTATCGGGTGATTCACTCGCAAATGGGCTTATTGAGCTGTTTGAAGACCTTCAGGACACCCTTTTCTGGGTCAAGGATACGGAATTAAGGCTAATTGCGATTAACCCTGCCTTTGCCGAACGGGTCAACCTGCCGAAAGACCGGATTCTCGGCCGGACCGATGCTGACTTCTATTTCCCGGAGCTTGCACGCACCTTCATGGCCGATGACCGCCAGGTCATTGACACAGGGCTTCCCATCCACCGGAAATTCGAACTTCTGGCCAATCGGTTCGGCGGGGTTGAATGGCGCTCCACCACGAAGGTTCCCCTGATCGATACAAAGGGGAACGTTGTCGGGACAACAGGAATTTCACGCCCGCTCCGGACAGGCGGTGCGGATCCCCTGCCCGCCCCATACGCCTCTTTCGCCCGAATTGTCGACTTTGCCCGCGAGCATCTGTCGGAGGGGATTGATGTTCCGGGGATTGCCCAGCACGCTGGCATGTCAGTGGCCACACTGGCCCGCCGCTTCCGGTTGCACATGCGCCTTTCACCCGGTGAATTTCTGGCCCAGCTCCGCATTTCAAGGGCTTGCAAGCTCCTCGCCGATTCCCCGCTCAACATCACTGAGATTGCCATTGGCTGCGGCTATGAGAGCCGTTCGGCTTTTTCACGCGCTTTCCGCAGGCAGATGAAAACCTCCCCCACCGACTACCGTAAATCCAGTCTGAACGAAGCCTGA
- a CDS encoding AAA family ATPase → MESIQRIADARERLFQELRKVLVGQEEIMDLLLISLLARGHCLLTGVPGLGKTLLIKTLAQTLSLNFKRIQFTPDLMPADIFGTEVIEEDPVTGKRHFRFVPGPVFTHLLLADEINRTPPKTQAALLESMGERQVTAAGQQMALEPPFFVLATQNPIEQEGTYPLPEAQLDRFLMNPIMDYLTEEEEIEMVAATTSPASALPEAIFSREEILELQDLVLQVPAAYEVIRTAVHLVAMTRPKNSDAPTIVKEKVSWGAGSRASQALVLAGKARALLHGRAHLATEDIRALAQPVLRHRIIPNFHAEAENMTSDDIIKELTHKFC, encoded by the coding sequence ATGGAAAGTATTCAACGGATTGCGGATGCACGGGAACGGCTTTTTCAGGAATTACGCAAGGTCCTTGTCGGTCAGGAAGAGATCATGGACCTGCTCCTGATCAGCCTTCTGGCGCGGGGTCACTGCCTTCTCACAGGTGTCCCGGGATTGGGTAAGACGCTCTTGATCAAGACGTTGGCACAGACCCTCTCCCTCAATTTCAAACGGATTCAGTTCACCCCTGACTTGATGCCCGCAGATATTTTTGGAACAGAAGTCATCGAGGAGGACCCGGTCACTGGTAAGCGGCACTTTCGCTTTGTCCCGGGACCGGTCTTCACGCACTTGCTCCTCGCCGACGAAATCAACCGGACACCTCCCAAGACCCAGGCAGCCCTGCTTGAGTCGATGGGTGAGCGTCAGGTTACTGCCGCCGGACAGCAAATGGCCCTTGAGCCGCCCTTCTTCGTCCTCGCAACACAGAACCCGATTGAGCAGGAAGGCACCTATCCACTCCCGGAGGCACAACTGGACCGCTTCCTGATGAATCCAATTATGGATTACCTCACCGAGGAGGAGGAGATCGAAATGGTAGCCGCAACGACTTCGCCCGCCAGCGCGCTCCCGGAGGCTATCTTCAGCCGAGAGGAAATCCTTGAGCTGCAGGACTTGGTCCTTCAAGTCCCGGCAGCTTACGAAGTCATTCGCACTGCCGTCCATCTGGTGGCCATGACGCGTCCGAAAAATTCCGACGCACCAACGATCGTGAAGGAAAAGGTCAGCTGGGGAGCTGGTTCACGTGCTTCGCAGGCACTTGTCCTTGCCGGTAAGGCGCGGGCCCTTCTTCACGGACGGGCGCACCTCGCCACGGAAGACATTCGAGCCCTTGCCCAACCGGTCCTGCGCCACCGCATCATCCCGAATTTCCATGCCGAGGCGGAGAACATGACCAGCGACGATATCATCAAGGAACTCACCCACAAGTTCTGTTAA
- a CDS encoding DUF58 domain-containing protein, with protein sequence MPDSSQQSPVDLLDPAYLSSISNYTLMARVAVEGYLSGLHRSRFQGFGSEFVQYRAYTPGEDPRLVDWKAYARRNRLQTKIFQEETNMTCNIVLDASASMDYQGSSASCSKFDYARMVAAALAYLALRQGDQVGLTIYNSTITEAISPTQRSNRLASIFHALSRTKPEKSANHELAIEYVGHHVRGRGLFIFLSDMLDEEDHLPSLLARIRIRHYDTVALQVLDPDELDFPKAEAARFVDLESGQECVTSPKAVADSYNRSMQQSQERLTKAYIDSRVEHTVFSTKSSLGRALSAYLHRRNP encoded by the coding sequence GTGCCGGATTCTTCCCAGCAATCGCCGGTAGACCTGCTCGATCCGGCCTATTTGTCATCAATTTCCAACTACACCTTGATGGCGCGGGTCGCCGTTGAAGGTTACTTGTCGGGCCTACACCGTAGCCGCTTCCAAGGGTTCGGGAGCGAATTTGTGCAATACCGGGCATACACGCCCGGCGAAGATCCGCGCCTTGTTGACTGGAAGGCCTATGCCCGGAGAAACCGCCTCCAGACAAAGATCTTCCAGGAAGAAACCAACATGACCTGCAACATCGTCTTGGATGCCAGCGCCTCAATGGACTATCAAGGCTCGAGCGCCAGTTGCTCCAAATTTGATTATGCCCGCATGGTCGCGGCCGCCCTCGCTTACCTCGCCCTGCGACAAGGCGACCAGGTTGGCTTGACCATCTATAATTCGACGATAACGGAAGCCATTTCTCCAACCCAGCGCTCAAACCGGCTTGCCTCGATATTTCACGCGCTCTCCCGCACAAAGCCAGAGAAAAGCGCTAATCATGAACTGGCGATAGAATACGTGGGACATCATGTCCGCGGACGAGGCCTCTTCATCTTTCTCTCTGATATGCTGGATGAGGAGGATCACCTCCCGTCACTCCTCGCACGAATTCGTATCCGCCATTACGATACAGTCGCTCTTCAGGTCCTCGATCCTGATGAGTTGGATTTTCCAAAAGCTGAGGCGGCCCGTTTTGTCGACTTGGAATCCGGGCAGGAGTGCGTGACCTCGCCCAAGGCCGTTGCCGATTCCTACAATCGATCCATGCAGCAAAGCCAGGAACGCCTCACGAAGGCTTATATTGATTCGCGGGTCGAGCACACGGTCTTCTCGACAAAATCCTCCCTCGGGCGCGCTCTTTCCGCTTACCTGCACCGCCGTAATCCCTGA
- a CDS encoding vWA domain-containing protein — protein MLTFAQPLLLIALGGLVIPVLIHRISRSRPTPWRFPSISKIRQTPLPRHGSRSLSDLLLLLLRILLLALLILALAGPVWRTQSPDSATAGAEDGSSVIVVDFSSSMSGWGAMEEIREILIKLRTESPDQIAWIVHADGVIARQPAGDKRDSIDSLLRFLEENTPPAEAGNPVAALQEAVALFGNTALRKLVLVSDFQSTDWSSTLPAIPDTINLEIQRVGTRMREQNVSIHQVQTVPGEKGRIRILAEVMNFSGDELVAMAELEIDGQKTSQELNLKANARSPVVFELQQPEGAADSVLTILLEDDPYPRDNTARFSASPPPPLNVLALNSEGNLSGPSEEIFFIDQALQIASENEWIQFSVLPAGPNSINPDTLARTAAVIVPSSTTGDKSVPWRELKQYAQDGGLVLVTLGEDAVRSIQTMKMGEIPVPDYLGLAGRDRFTRHYIGPLADSSPLAEIFEGPAMRDLFLMTIRQYTRLKAPEDGLALLQSESGDPLLLDLPVGNGHLVISAFPWDRMASDFPLRPSFLPVVREVMGMSLDSTRAISQSGYQSAFPKSESVTSIIPRDALVNRLRGGIVSGESGGTPLQSQGMESPGIHLAPWLLLAGLVIWLLESLLAAKLIEIPQGGRREA, from the coding sequence ATGCTCACTTTCGCCCAGCCCTTGCTTCTCATTGCCCTCGGTGGGCTGGTGATACCGGTTCTGATCCACCGGATCAGCCGCTCACGTCCAACCCCGTGGCGCTTCCCCTCCATTTCCAAAATCCGCCAGACTCCCCTGCCCCGGCATGGATCGCGCTCCCTCAGTGATCTGCTACTACTGCTGTTGAGGATCTTGTTGCTCGCCTTGCTCATCCTTGCCCTCGCGGGTCCGGTATGGCGCACACAGTCTCCAGACTCGGCCACTGCGGGCGCGGAAGACGGCAGCTCCGTGATTGTCGTGGACTTCTCCTCAAGCATGTCCGGTTGGGGCGCCATGGAGGAAATCCGGGAGATTCTCATAAAGCTGCGTACGGAATCACCAGACCAGATTGCCTGGATTGTCCACGCGGATGGAGTTATCGCAAGACAGCCAGCGGGGGATAAGCGTGACTCGATTGACTCCCTTCTTCGATTTCTGGAGGAGAATACTCCCCCCGCGGAAGCGGGAAATCCAGTTGCCGCCCTGCAAGAGGCTGTTGCCTTGTTTGGGAACACCGCACTGCGAAAACTGGTCCTGGTTTCAGATTTTCAGTCCACTGACTGGAGCAGCACGCTTCCCGCAATTCCCGATACCATCAATCTGGAGATACAACGCGTGGGAACCCGGATGCGGGAACAAAATGTATCCATCCATCAAGTACAAACTGTTCCGGGTGAAAAGGGGCGTATTCGCATCTTGGCGGAAGTCATGAACTTTTCCGGCGACGAGCTGGTGGCCATGGCAGAATTGGAGATTGACGGACAGAAGACCTCCCAGGAACTCAATCTCAAGGCGAATGCCCGCTCCCCGGTAGTTTTCGAGTTGCAACAACCCGAGGGTGCGGCTGATTCAGTGCTGACAATCCTCCTGGAGGACGATCCCTACCCTCGCGACAACACAGCCCGCTTCTCCGCTTCACCCCCGCCTCCCTTGAACGTTCTCGCCCTGAATTCTGAGGGCAACCTCTCAGGGCCAAGCGAGGAGATTTTCTTTATTGATCAGGCTCTCCAGATTGCTTCCGAAAATGAATGGATCCAATTCTCGGTCCTGCCAGCCGGGCCGAATTCAATCAACCCGGATACCTTGGCCCGGACAGCGGCAGTCATTGTTCCTTCTTCCACCACCGGGGACAAATCTGTCCCGTGGCGTGAACTCAAGCAATACGCCCAAGACGGTGGCTTGGTCCTGGTCACCCTAGGTGAGGATGCCGTTCGCTCAATCCAGACAATGAAAATGGGTGAAATCCCGGTACCCGACTATCTCGGACTCGCTGGACGGGATCGCTTCACCCGCCACTATATTGGTCCGCTAGCTGATTCATCGCCGCTTGCTGAGATTTTTGAGGGACCCGCCATGCGCGACTTGTTCCTCATGACAATTCGTCAATATACTCGACTGAAGGCGCCCGAGGATGGTCTTGCACTTTTGCAAAGTGAATCGGGAGATCCTCTCCTGCTGGATTTACCTGTCGGCAACGGCCATCTTGTTATCTCGGCATTTCCATGGGATCGCATGGCCAGCGACTTTCCCTTGCGCCCCTCTTTTCTTCCGGTGGTCCGTGAGGTCATGGGCATGTCTCTGGATTCCACCCGCGCTATTTCCCAATCAGGCTACCAAAGTGCCTTTCCAAAAAGTGAATCCGTGACGTCAATCATTCCCCGTGATGCCCTCGTAAACCGACTGCGCGGGGGGATCGTTTCAGGGGAATCAGGCGGCACTCCACTACAAAGCCAAGGAATGGAATCTCCGGGAATCCACCTGGCCCCATGGTTGCTCTTGGCCGGACTTGTCATCTGGCTACTCGAATCCCTGCTGGCGGCAAAGTTGATTGAAATCCCGCAAGGCGGAAGGAGGGAGGCATGA
- a CDS encoding DUF4175 family protein, protein MKTHFTQLNQFCEALNRRHLLLGAGLYLIDWACAWGLLAVYDRWVSPFQEQTAAIVLFILCLLYIGSLYPVFRWHRRSYRITQSRLAQRMESTFPELNDLLVTATHLEEKDLANPNPLEVHVMDSAEKRLGELGWKPAVTRSFERISFVFGMLAIGIILLFASFQSVVLEKALHHIRDDFGRSPSGLVISSIPDEVAAPNNLDVQFKIHRWQKQASIEWIDSAGENREPVVVDESGVGLFTFYNMTESLQFRIITPSLRSTWHDLEVYAPARIEKLQITVSPPAYTRLEEQVLEGLSDIEALERSEISIQVLSPASEKIELLMQDRVQEFDDNAEGAFTTVFHPTYSTPYSLSLLDERGRKNMTASKQLTILTDNPPTVEILTPERDSVLAPGDIFPLEIFAADDFGLSKGRVHLAISGTDLPALELPLDEVIQQDATGNPLPLKETNLLSHIDLGSLQASDGDLLAIYIVMEDNREPEPNQTRTDLLFVEIREPIEPVEMDGMPMEQKAIDFRELIEEQKRLLRETHRVDSATSTTAEKMRQEIPAALGALAVEIQRIYNEVEQALVSSNRMDLAGLFMQALAENAQAVDSFENGQADKSVTPQSSSLSALLKLENAFRQNTKSKQPAKGSSGEGESGEQSEEMEKEPPKGKSVTEALKEAKEQLDELLRKQNALVSEFDRAARSGWSGEQANASSANQEKLGEDTRSLRNKLNSLEGSENAGQALAEARQHMKDAAGDAAQADAEGALRSGFRAREALRIAAGELAGMIAEAATRELDSAAQAAAELAEQQAAEAGASESAAKGNPSESEMTSMESSQRDLQARFEQLLESMEQRAQEAAGSSPQLSQALREAARSAGQRGTADGMERAANALLYGQPGMAAPMQATAAGQISQLAGDLQAAREQMASDPTRRAQALNRELQTTLEELQSLARKSDSAPQERLSEIQNEWSTRFMELQQLSGLPQFGSLSGQIAGSAEGSWDGQLSSTRNTLQEGARLLRSFLFDEASQSDLQMNRESAPPPDQYRKMVEEYFRRLAREPEN, encoded by the coding sequence ATGAAAACCCATTTCACCCAACTGAACCAGTTTTGCGAAGCACTCAATCGACGCCACTTGCTCCTCGGAGCAGGGCTTTACCTTATCGACTGGGCCTGTGCATGGGGTTTGCTGGCGGTCTACGACAGATGGGTTTCTCCTTTCCAGGAACAGACCGCGGCCATCGTGTTGTTCATTCTCTGTCTGCTTTACATCGGCAGCCTATATCCGGTCTTCCGCTGGCACAGACGATCTTACCGGATCACCCAGAGTCGCTTGGCTCAGCGAATGGAGTCCACTTTCCCAGAGCTGAATGATCTCCTCGTGACGGCCACTCACCTTGAGGAAAAAGACCTGGCCAACCCAAATCCGCTTGAGGTGCATGTCATGGACTCGGCTGAAAAGCGCCTGGGAGAGCTTGGCTGGAAACCCGCGGTCACACGCTCCTTCGAACGGATTTCCTTCGTTTTCGGGATGCTGGCCATTGGGATTATCCTGCTCTTCGCCAGTTTCCAATCGGTGGTTCTTGAAAAGGCGTTGCACCATATCCGGGATGATTTCGGCAGGTCCCCATCCGGGCTTGTCATATCTTCAATCCCGGATGAAGTCGCCGCTCCGAATAATTTGGATGTCCAATTCAAGATTCATCGCTGGCAAAAGCAGGCATCCATCGAATGGATCGACTCCGCCGGGGAGAATCGTGAACCAGTTGTCGTGGACGAAAGCGGCGTGGGTCTCTTCACCTTCTATAACATGACGGAATCACTACAATTCCGGATTATCACCCCCTCCCTCCGTTCGACTTGGCATGATCTGGAAGTATATGCGCCCGCCCGGATCGAGAAGCTCCAAATCACCGTTTCCCCGCCAGCCTACACGCGTCTTGAGGAACAGGTGCTCGAAGGATTGAGCGATATCGAAGCACTGGAAAGGTCAGAGATTTCCATACAAGTCCTCTCCCCTGCTTCAGAGAAAATTGAGCTGCTCATGCAGGACCGTGTGCAGGAATTTGACGATAACGCGGAAGGCGCATTCACAACTGTATTCCATCCAACCTATTCAACTCCCTACAGTCTCAGCCTGCTGGATGAAAGGGGTCGCAAAAACATGACTGCCTCAAAGCAGTTGACGATCCTCACTGACAATCCTCCAACGGTCGAGATCCTCACCCCTGAAAGGGATTCCGTTCTCGCCCCGGGGGATATATTCCCGTTGGAAATCTTTGCCGCAGATGATTTTGGACTCTCCAAAGGCCGTGTCCATCTGGCCATTTCCGGAACCGACTTGCCGGCGCTGGAATTGCCACTCGATGAAGTGATCCAGCAGGATGCAACAGGCAATCCCCTGCCCTTGAAGGAAACCAATCTTCTCAGCCATATCGATCTTGGATCTTTACAGGCAAGTGATGGAGACCTGCTCGCAATATATATCGTGATGGAGGACAACCGGGAGCCAGAACCCAACCAGACACGCACCGACCTACTCTTTGTCGAGATTCGGGAACCAATCGAACCGGTTGAAATGGATGGCATGCCGATGGAGCAAAAGGCCATCGACTTTCGGGAGCTGATAGAAGAACAAAAACGCCTCCTGCGGGAAACCCATCGCGTCGATTCCGCCACGTCCACCACAGCCGAGAAGATGCGTCAGGAAATCCCCGCTGCCCTGGGAGCACTCGCTGTGGAAATCCAGCGGATCTATAATGAAGTCGAGCAGGCACTGGTCTCCTCGAACCGGATGGATTTGGCCGGATTGTTCATGCAGGCACTTGCCGAAAACGCGCAGGCCGTGGATTCCTTTGAAAATGGCCAAGCAGATAAATCTGTGACCCCGCAATCCTCCAGCTTGAGCGCCTTGTTAAAACTAGAGAATGCCTTTCGCCAGAACACCAAATCCAAACAGCCCGCAAAGGGCAGCTCGGGCGAGGGCGAATCCGGTGAACAATCGGAGGAGATGGAGAAGGAACCCCCCAAGGGCAAGTCGGTTACAGAAGCGTTGAAGGAAGCCAAGGAACAGCTTGATGAACTCCTTCGAAAACAAAATGCCCTGGTCTCGGAATTTGACCGGGCGGCCCGTAGTGGATGGTCCGGCGAGCAGGCCAATGCCAGCTCGGCCAATCAGGAGAAGTTGGGCGAAGATACACGTTCGCTCAGGAATAAGCTGAATTCATTGGAGGGATCCGAAAATGCCGGCCAAGCCTTGGCGGAAGCCAGGCAGCACATGAAAGACGCCGCTGGTGATGCCGCGCAGGCCGATGCCGAAGGCGCGCTACGGTCAGGATTCCGTGCGCGGGAGGCCCTGCGGATCGCAGCCGGTGAGCTGGCGGGCATGATAGCGGAAGCGGCCACCCGTGAATTGGACTCAGCCGCCCAAGCCGCGGCTGAGCTGGCTGAACAGCAAGCCGCTGAAGCTGGTGCCAGCGAAAGTGCCGCAAAAGGAAATCCTTCCGAATCAGAAATGACTTCAATGGAATCATCTCAGCGAGATCTTCAGGCGCGCTTTGAACAGTTGCTGGAATCAATGGAGCAACGAGCACAAGAAGCCGCTGGTTCGAGTCCCCAATTGAGCCAAGCTCTCCGCGAAGCTGCCCGTAGTGCAGGACAGCGTGGGACCGCTGATGGGATGGAACGGGCAGCCAATGCATTGCTTTACGGCCAACCGGGAATGGCCGCTCCGATGCAGGCCACGGCAGCCGGCCAGATTTCCCAGCTTGCCGGCGACCTTCAGGCCGCACGCGAACAAATGGCAAGTGATCCAACACGTCGGGCACAGGCCCTCAACCGGGAGTTGCAAACCACCCTTGAGGAATTGCAAAGCCTCGCCCGCAAGTCCGATTCCGCCCCTCAGGAAAGGTTATCCGAAATCCAAAATGAATGGAGCACACGCTTCATGGAGCTGCAGCAGTTGTCCGGGCTTCCCCAGTTTGGCAGTTTGTCGGGACAAATCGCCGGTAGCGCGGAAGGGTCTTGGGATGGCCAACTCAGTTCGACCCGCAACACTCTTCAAGAGGGTGCGCGCCTGCTTCGTTCATTCCTTTTTGATGAGGCGAGCCAATCCGATCTGCAAATGAACCGGGAATCAGCGCCGCCACCTGACCAGTACCGGAAGATGGTTGAAGAGTATTTTCGCCGTCTGGCAAGGGAGCCCGAAAACTGA